A single window of Athene noctua chromosome 1, bAthNoc1.hap1.1, whole genome shotgun sequence DNA harbors:
- the SPATA13 gene encoding spermatogenesis-associated protein 13 isoform X2: MTTFPNGCGNGTTVTCIVMDNKEPQNQTTCVGHNGGYSTSNSHEEEIQEDKLSPSKIMRFFTTPRKRANSSSDRPRSLVLMGNSSTWNALSSIRKMGSFKKLKSSVLQGIQTRECADILNENGVGKHGSTGAVVRVQTNRYSYSGPLHDFQNEVDGLASDYSDAEEIDESFLRNTHRSRSIRRAYGAGRINLIDTDKVQSHHSCTRPTSPVIAEPKICEILVKDSENNRIIYRRSKSSDNLNFMKKSSFKRKSTSNLTDLKVANEKQMLTRTVSVTSADLDKTGGNSERRSKRWKSPIRAKDFDRVLKLVSNVTDVAWKKDSPKSTAPSPNEQSQRTRSNSRLHDDYSRRVSSSTDHDRKRCTSPVSTPDSSLPGTPCLQSPAVAQDKEGEVNVAVTEDKSLRTSSGMPDSDSLSPTLNDISPFPCEVFYSDSEEPKATQQFTYEAENPHVPVRPTTPKPQSPTAEKVQCNINFRCPDHHSTLSLSSSESEERVEVPGLKLGRNPVCFQDSVQTVYYDDGNEDSGISSHSQLSLNLAPGAEEKKEEVVSDDHWKRSPSQDEGKSDAQRVTPRRWGSGKRSRPRPLSDYGQMSIRSFSIPEDAVAVESQKTDCTDGENPPGLASVGSGIQSNTVGYHRGRKRRPISVIGGVNFYGNGPAEDIEGLLTQPVTRPPVPAHQVPPYKAVSARFRPLTFSQSTPIGLDRVGRRRQMRTSNVAADGGTESSALVDDNGSEEDYSYEELCQATPRYLQPGGEQLAINELISDGSIVYAEALWDHVTMDDQELGFKAGDVIRVLEASNKDWWWGRNEDKEAWFPASFVRLRVNQEEVPENCSSIQDEEQDADSSKLRQKIAENKDQMRTNVIQEIMNTERVYIKHLKDICEGYIRQCRKHTGMFTTAQLSTIFGNIEDIYKFQRKFLKDLEKQYNKEEPHLSEIGSCFLQHQEGFAIYSEYCNNHPGACIELSKLMKQGKYRHFFEACRLLQQMIDIAIDGFLLTPVQKICKYPLQLAELLKYTTQEHRDYNNIKAAYEAMKNVACLINERKRRLESIDKIACWQVSIVDWEGPDVLARSSELIHSGELTKISKQGKSQQRTFFLFDHQLVFCKKDLLRRDILYYKDRIDMDEMEIVDTEDGRDKDFNINVKNAFKIINRATEEIHLLCAKKQEDKKRWMEACESERRRVQEDKEMGMEISENQKKQAMQNARKSRHGKIKGVSYNGCPVPPPHQSLHPIHQRHITVPTSIPQQQVFALAEPKRKPSLFWHTFNKLTPFKK; this comes from the exons ATGACAACGTTTCCAAATGGCTGTGGAAATGGCACCACTGTTACGTGCATAGTTATGGATAATAAAGAGCCCCAAAACCAGACAACCTGTGTCGGTCATAATGGTGGATACAGCACCAGCAACAGTCACGAGGAGGAAATTCAGGAGGATAAACTCAGCCCTTCCAAAATCATGCGCTTTTTCACCACCCCTCGAAAACGGGCTAATTCTAGCTCTGACAGGCCTCGTTCTCTGGTTTTGATGGGCAACTCGTCCACATGGAATGCTTTGTCTTCCATCAGAAAAATGGGATCTTTCAAGAAGTTGAAATCTTCAGTTCTCCAAGGAATTCAAACAAGGGAATGCGCAGACATCTTAAATGAGAACGGCGTAGGCAAACATGGTTCAACCGGGGCAGTGGTGAGAGTTCAGACCAACAGGTATTCCTATTCGGGTCCTCTGCATGATTTCCAGAATGAGGTGGATGGTTTAGCTTCAGACTACTCTGATGCAGAGGAGATCGACGAGTCTTTCCTGAGGAATACACATCGCTCACGCAGCATTAGGCGGGCTTATGGTGCTGGCCGCATAAACTTGATAGACACGGATAAAGTTCAGAGTCATCACAGCTGTACTAGGCCAACATCACCTGTCATTGCAGAGCCAAAGATCTGTGAAATTTTGGTGAAAGACTCTGAAAACAACAGGATAATTTATCGGAGAAGCAAAAGTTCAGATAATTTGAACTTTATGAAAAAAAGCTCATTCAAAAGGAAGTCCACCTCAAACCTTACCGACCTCAAGGttgcaaatgaaaaacagatgCTGACAAGGACTGTGAGTGTTACTTCTGCTGACTTGGACAAAACTGGTGGAAACTCTGAGAGGAGATCCAAGCGATGGAAGAGCCCTATCAGGGCAAAGGATTTTGACCGGGTTTTGAAACTTGTCAGTAATGTTACAGATGTTGCATGGAAGAAGGATAGCCCTAAGAGCACGGCACCTTCTCCAAACGAGCAGTCCCAGAGAACAAGGTCAAACAGCAGACTGCACGATGACTACTCCCGCAGGGTTTCCAGCAGCACAGATCATGACAGAAAGAGATGCACCTCCCCGGTATCTACTCCAGACTCTTCCTTGCCGGGAACACCTTGTCTGCAAAGCCCTGCAGTTGCTCAGGATAAAGAGGGTGAGGTGAATGTAGCTGTCACTGAAGACAAAAGCCTCAGGACATCATCAGGTATGCCAGACTCTGATAGCTTATCACCCACGCTGAATGACATTAGTCCATTTCCCTGTGAAGTGTTTTATTCAGACTCGGAAGAACCAAAAGCTACCCAGCAGTTTACATATGAAGCTGAAAACCCTCATGTTCCAGTCAGACCGACTACTCCAAAACCTCAGAGTCCCACTGCAGAGAAGGTTCAGTGCAATATCAATTTCCGGTGCCCGGACCATCACAGCACGTTGTCACTGAGCTCCTCAGAGAGTGAGGAGAGAGTTGAGGTACCAGGGCTGAAGCTGGGCAGGAATCCTGTTTGCTTCCAGGACTCCGTGCAAACTGTGTACTATGATGATGGAAATGAAGACAGTGGCATAAGCAGCCACTCTCAACTGAGCCTCAATTTAGCACCTGGtgctgaagagaaaaaggaagag GTTGTTTCTGATGATCACTGGAAGAGGTCCCCATCCCAGGATGAAGGAAAGTCAGATGCACAAAGGGTCACACCCAGGAGATGGGGCTCTGGAAAAAGATCTCGGCCCAGACCTCTCTCAGACTATGGCCAAATGTCCATCAGAAGTTTCTCTATACCAGAAGATGCAGTTGCAGTGGAGTCTCAGAAGACAGACTGCACAGATGGAGAAAATCCGCCAGGGCTGGCTTCCGTCGGGTCTGGGATCCAAAGCAATACAGTAGGCTACCACAGAGGGCGAAAAAGAAGACCCATCTCTGTAATAGGTGGGGTCAATTTCTATGGAAACGGTCCGGCAGAAGATATAGAAGGTCTGCTGACACAA CCTGTTACACGGCCACCTGTTCCAGCACACCAGGTACCCCCTTACAAAGCTGTTTCAGCCAGGTTCCGGCCACTCACCTTTTCACAAAGTACCCCCATTGGCCTGGACCGGGTTGGACGAAGGCGGCAGATGAGAACGTCTAATG TTGCTGCAGATGGTGGGACTGAATCTTCAGCCTTAGTGGATGACAATGGCAGTGAGGAAGATTATAGTTACGAGGAGCTCTGCCAAGCCACTCCCAGGTACCTGCAGCCTGGAGGGGAACAGCTAGCAATTAATGAG CTGATAAGTGATGGCAGCATTGTTTATGCAGAAGCTCTCTGGGACCATGTGACTATGGATGATCAAGAGCTGGGCTTCAAAGCTGGAGACGTCATTAGAGTCCTAGAAGCTTCCAACAAAGACTGGTGGTGGGGAAGAAACGAGGACAAGGAAGCCTGGTTTCCAGCTAGCTTTGTCAGG CTGCGAGTTAATCAGGAAGAAGTGCCAGAAAATTGTAGTAGTATCCAGGATGAAGAACAAGATGCAGATAGTAGCAAGCTTCGTCAGAAAATAGCTGAAAACAAGGATCAGATGAGAACCAATGTTATACAGGAAATTATGAACACAGAACGAGTCTATATCAAGCATCTCAAGGACATCTGTGAG gGCTATATACGGCAGTGTCGCAAACATACAGGAATGTTCACCACAGCTCAGTTAAGCACCATTTTTGGAAATATTGAAGATATTTACAAGTTCCAAAGGAAGTTTCTGAAGGATCTTGAGAAACAGTATAACAAAGAGGAACCTCATCTAAGTGAAATAGGGTCATGTTTTCTTCAACAT caaGAAGGCTTTGCTATTTATTCAGAGTATTGTAACAATCATCCCGGTGCCTGCATTGAACTTTCCAAACTAATGAAACAGGGCAAATACCGTCACTTCTTTGAGGCCTGTCGCTTGCTTCAGCAGATGATTGACATTGCCATTGATGGTTTTCTTCTCACGCCTGTTCAGAAAATCTGCAAATACCCTCTGCAGCTTGCAGAATTGCTCAAATACACCACTCAGGAGCACAG GGATTATAACAACATAAAAGCTGCATATGAGGCTATGAAGAATGTAGCGTGCCTGATCAATGAGCGAAAACGAAGACTTGAAAGCATAGACAAGATTGCATGTTGGCAAGTCTCTATTGTAGATTGGGAG GGACCAGATGTGTTAGCAAGAAGCTCAGAACTAATCCACTCAGGAGAACTGACCAAAATATCAAAGCAAGGCAAAAGCCAGCAGAggactttcttcctttttgaCCATCAGCTTGTGTTCTGTAAGAAGGACTTACTGAGAAGGGACATTCTGTATTATAAGGATCGTATTGACATGGATGAGATGGAAATTGTGGACACTGAAGATGGCAGAGACAAAGACTTTAACATTAATGTCAAGAATGCCTTTAAGATAATAAACAGAGCAACAGAAGAGATTCATTTATTATGTGCAAAAAAACAGGAGGATAAAAAGAGATGGATGGAGGCGTGTGAAAGTGAAAGGAGAAGAGTTCAGGAAGACAAGGAAATGG
- the SPATA13 gene encoding spermatogenesis-associated protein 13 isoform X1 produces the protein MTTFPNGCGNGTTVTCIVMDNKEPQNQTTCVGHNGGYSTSNSHEEEIQEDKLSPSKIMRFFTTPRKRANSSSDRPRSLVLMGNSSTWNALSSIRKMGSFKKLKSSVLQGIQTRECADILNENGVGKHGSTGAVVRVQTNRYSYSGPLHDFQNEVDGLASDYSDAEEIDESFLRNTHRSRSIRRAYGAGRINLIDTDKVQSHHSCTRPTSPVIAEPKICEILVKDSENNRIIYRRSKSSDNLNFMKKSSFKRKSTSNLTDLKVANEKQMLTRTVSVTSADLDKTGGNSERRSKRWKSPIRAKDFDRVLKLVSNVTDVAWKKDSPKSTAPSPNEQSQRTRSNSRLHDDYSRRVSSSTDHDRKRCTSPVSTPDSSLPGTPCLQSPAVAQDKEGEVNVAVTEDKSLRTSSGMPDSDSLSPTLNDISPFPCEVFYSDSEEPKATQQFTYEAENPHVPVRPTTPKPQSPTAEKVQCNINFRCPDHHSTLSLSSSESEERVEVPGLKLGRNPVCFQDSVQTVYYDDGNEDSGISSHSQLSLNLAPGAEEKKEEIRVVSDDHWKRSPSQDEGKSDAQRVTPRRWGSGKRSRPRPLSDYGQMSIRSFSIPEDAVAVESQKTDCTDGENPPGLASVGSGIQSNTVGYHRGRKRRPISVIGGVNFYGNGPAEDIEGLLTQPVTRPPVPAHQVPPYKAVSARFRPLTFSQSTPIGLDRVGRRRQMRTSNVAADGGTESSALVDDNGSEEDYSYEELCQATPRYLQPGGEQLAINELISDGSIVYAEALWDHVTMDDQELGFKAGDVIRVLEASNKDWWWGRNEDKEAWFPASFVRLRVNQEEVPENCSSIQDEEQDADSSKLRQKIAENKDQMRTNVIQEIMNTERVYIKHLKDICEGYIRQCRKHTGMFTTAQLSTIFGNIEDIYKFQRKFLKDLEKQYNKEEPHLSEIGSCFLQHQEGFAIYSEYCNNHPGACIELSKLMKQGKYRHFFEACRLLQQMIDIAIDGFLLTPVQKICKYPLQLAELLKYTTQEHRDYNNIKAAYEAMKNVACLINERKRRLESIDKIACWQVSIVDWEGPDVLARSSELIHSGELTKISKQGKSQQRTFFLFDHQLVFCKKDLLRRDILYYKDRIDMDEMEIVDTEDGRDKDFNINVKNAFKIINRATEEIHLLCAKKQEDKKRWMEACESERRRVQEDKEMGMEISENQKKQAMQNARKSRHGKIKGGYNGCPVPPPHQSLHPIHQRHITVPTSIPQQQVFALAEPKRKPSLFWHTFNKLTPFKK, from the exons ATGACAACGTTTCCAAATGGCTGTGGAAATGGCACCACTGTTACGTGCATAGTTATGGATAATAAAGAGCCCCAAAACCAGACAACCTGTGTCGGTCATAATGGTGGATACAGCACCAGCAACAGTCACGAGGAGGAAATTCAGGAGGATAAACTCAGCCCTTCCAAAATCATGCGCTTTTTCACCACCCCTCGAAAACGGGCTAATTCTAGCTCTGACAGGCCTCGTTCTCTGGTTTTGATGGGCAACTCGTCCACATGGAATGCTTTGTCTTCCATCAGAAAAATGGGATCTTTCAAGAAGTTGAAATCTTCAGTTCTCCAAGGAATTCAAACAAGGGAATGCGCAGACATCTTAAATGAGAACGGCGTAGGCAAACATGGTTCAACCGGGGCAGTGGTGAGAGTTCAGACCAACAGGTATTCCTATTCGGGTCCTCTGCATGATTTCCAGAATGAGGTGGATGGTTTAGCTTCAGACTACTCTGATGCAGAGGAGATCGACGAGTCTTTCCTGAGGAATACACATCGCTCACGCAGCATTAGGCGGGCTTATGGTGCTGGCCGCATAAACTTGATAGACACGGATAAAGTTCAGAGTCATCACAGCTGTACTAGGCCAACATCACCTGTCATTGCAGAGCCAAAGATCTGTGAAATTTTGGTGAAAGACTCTGAAAACAACAGGATAATTTATCGGAGAAGCAAAAGTTCAGATAATTTGAACTTTATGAAAAAAAGCTCATTCAAAAGGAAGTCCACCTCAAACCTTACCGACCTCAAGGttgcaaatgaaaaacagatgCTGACAAGGACTGTGAGTGTTACTTCTGCTGACTTGGACAAAACTGGTGGAAACTCTGAGAGGAGATCCAAGCGATGGAAGAGCCCTATCAGGGCAAAGGATTTTGACCGGGTTTTGAAACTTGTCAGTAATGTTACAGATGTTGCATGGAAGAAGGATAGCCCTAAGAGCACGGCACCTTCTCCAAACGAGCAGTCCCAGAGAACAAGGTCAAACAGCAGACTGCACGATGACTACTCCCGCAGGGTTTCCAGCAGCACAGATCATGACAGAAAGAGATGCACCTCCCCGGTATCTACTCCAGACTCTTCCTTGCCGGGAACACCTTGTCTGCAAAGCCCTGCAGTTGCTCAGGATAAAGAGGGTGAGGTGAATGTAGCTGTCACTGAAGACAAAAGCCTCAGGACATCATCAGGTATGCCAGACTCTGATAGCTTATCACCCACGCTGAATGACATTAGTCCATTTCCCTGTGAAGTGTTTTATTCAGACTCGGAAGAACCAAAAGCTACCCAGCAGTTTACATATGAAGCTGAAAACCCTCATGTTCCAGTCAGACCGACTACTCCAAAACCTCAGAGTCCCACTGCAGAGAAGGTTCAGTGCAATATCAATTTCCGGTGCCCGGACCATCACAGCACGTTGTCACTGAGCTCCTCAGAGAGTGAGGAGAGAGTTGAGGTACCAGGGCTGAAGCTGGGCAGGAATCCTGTTTGCTTCCAGGACTCCGTGCAAACTGTGTACTATGATGATGGAAATGAAGACAGTGGCATAAGCAGCCACTCTCAACTGAGCCTCAATTTAGCACCTGGtgctgaagagaaaaaggaagag ATAAGG GTTGTTTCTGATGATCACTGGAAGAGGTCCCCATCCCAGGATGAAGGAAAGTCAGATGCACAAAGGGTCACACCCAGGAGATGGGGCTCTGGAAAAAGATCTCGGCCCAGACCTCTCTCAGACTATGGCCAAATGTCCATCAGAAGTTTCTCTATACCAGAAGATGCAGTTGCAGTGGAGTCTCAGAAGACAGACTGCACAGATGGAGAAAATCCGCCAGGGCTGGCTTCCGTCGGGTCTGGGATCCAAAGCAATACAGTAGGCTACCACAGAGGGCGAAAAAGAAGACCCATCTCTGTAATAGGTGGGGTCAATTTCTATGGAAACGGTCCGGCAGAAGATATAGAAGGTCTGCTGACACAA CCTGTTACACGGCCACCTGTTCCAGCACACCAGGTACCCCCTTACAAAGCTGTTTCAGCCAGGTTCCGGCCACTCACCTTTTCACAAAGTACCCCCATTGGCCTGGACCGGGTTGGACGAAGGCGGCAGATGAGAACGTCTAATG TTGCTGCAGATGGTGGGACTGAATCTTCAGCCTTAGTGGATGACAATGGCAGTGAGGAAGATTATAGTTACGAGGAGCTCTGCCAAGCCACTCCCAGGTACCTGCAGCCTGGAGGGGAACAGCTAGCAATTAATGAG CTGATAAGTGATGGCAGCATTGTTTATGCAGAAGCTCTCTGGGACCATGTGACTATGGATGATCAAGAGCTGGGCTTCAAAGCTGGAGACGTCATTAGAGTCCTAGAAGCTTCCAACAAAGACTGGTGGTGGGGAAGAAACGAGGACAAGGAAGCCTGGTTTCCAGCTAGCTTTGTCAGG CTGCGAGTTAATCAGGAAGAAGTGCCAGAAAATTGTAGTAGTATCCAGGATGAAGAACAAGATGCAGATAGTAGCAAGCTTCGTCAGAAAATAGCTGAAAACAAGGATCAGATGAGAACCAATGTTATACAGGAAATTATGAACACAGAACGAGTCTATATCAAGCATCTCAAGGACATCTGTGAG gGCTATATACGGCAGTGTCGCAAACATACAGGAATGTTCACCACAGCTCAGTTAAGCACCATTTTTGGAAATATTGAAGATATTTACAAGTTCCAAAGGAAGTTTCTGAAGGATCTTGAGAAACAGTATAACAAAGAGGAACCTCATCTAAGTGAAATAGGGTCATGTTTTCTTCAACAT caaGAAGGCTTTGCTATTTATTCAGAGTATTGTAACAATCATCCCGGTGCCTGCATTGAACTTTCCAAACTAATGAAACAGGGCAAATACCGTCACTTCTTTGAGGCCTGTCGCTTGCTTCAGCAGATGATTGACATTGCCATTGATGGTTTTCTTCTCACGCCTGTTCAGAAAATCTGCAAATACCCTCTGCAGCTTGCAGAATTGCTCAAATACACCACTCAGGAGCACAG GGATTATAACAACATAAAAGCTGCATATGAGGCTATGAAGAATGTAGCGTGCCTGATCAATGAGCGAAAACGAAGACTTGAAAGCATAGACAAGATTGCATGTTGGCAAGTCTCTATTGTAGATTGGGAG GGACCAGATGTGTTAGCAAGAAGCTCAGAACTAATCCACTCAGGAGAACTGACCAAAATATCAAAGCAAGGCAAAAGCCAGCAGAggactttcttcctttttgaCCATCAGCTTGTGTTCTGTAAGAAGGACTTACTGAGAAGGGACATTCTGTATTATAAGGATCGTATTGACATGGATGAGATGGAAATTGTGGACACTGAAGATGGCAGAGACAAAGACTTTAACATTAATGTCAAGAATGCCTTTAAGATAATAAACAGAGCAACAGAAGAGATTCATTTATTATGTGCAAAAAAACAGGAGGATAAAAAGAGATGGATGGAGGCGTGTGAAAGTGAAAGGAGAAGAGTTCAGGAAGACAAGGAAATGG
- the SPATA13 gene encoding spermatogenesis-associated protein 13 isoform X3: MTTFPNGCGNGTTVTCIVMDNKEPQNQTTCVGHNGGYSTSNSHEEEIQEDKLSPSKIMRFFTTPRKRANSSSDRPRSLVLMGNSSTWNALSSIRKMGSFKKLKSSVLQGIQTRECADILNENGVGKHGSTGAVVRVQTNRYSYSGPLHDFQNEVDGLASDYSDAEEIDESFLRNTHRSRSIRRAYGAGRINLIDTDKVQSHHSCTRPTSPVIAEPKICEILVKDSENNRIIYRRSKSSDNLNFMKKSSFKRKSTSNLTDLKVANEKQMLTRTVSVTSADLDKTGGNSERRSKRWKSPIRAKDFDRVLKLVSNVTDVAWKKDSPKSTAPSPNEQSQRTRSNSRLHDDYSRRVSSSTDHDRKRCTSPVSTPDSSLPGTPCLQSPAVAQDKEGEVNVAVTEDKSLRTSSGMPDSDSLSPTLNDISPFPCEVFYSDSEEPKATQQFTYEAENPHVPVRPTTPKPQSPTAEKVQCNINFRCPDHHSTLSLSSSESEERVEVPGLKLGRNPVCFQDSVQTVYYDDGNEDSGISSHSQLSLNLAPGAEEKKEEVVSDDHWKRSPSQDEGKSDAQRVTPRRWGSGKRSRPRPLSDYGQMSIRSFSIPEDAVAVESQKTDCTDGENPPGLASVGSGIQSNTVGYHRGRKRRPISVIGGVNFYGNGPAEDIEGLLTQPVTRPPVPAHQVPPYKAVSARFRPLTFSQSTPIGLDRVGRRRQMRTSNVAADGGTESSALVDDNGSEEDYSYEELCQATPRYLQPGGEQLAINELISDGSIVYAEALWDHVTMDDQELGFKAGDVIRVLEASNKDWWWGRNEDKEAWFPASFVRLRVNQEEVPENCSSIQDEEQDADSSKLRQKIAENKDQMRTNVIQEIMNTERVYIKHLKDICEGYIRQCRKHTGMFTTAQLSTIFGNIEDIYKFQRKFLKDLEKQYNKEEPHLSEIGSCFLQHQEGFAIYSEYCNNHPGACIELSKLMKQGKYRHFFEACRLLQQMIDIAIDGFLLTPVQKICKYPLQLAELLKYTTQEHRDYNNIKAAYEAMKNVACLINERKRRLESIDKIACWQVSIVDWEGPDVLARSSELIHSGELTKISKQGKSQQRTFFLFDHQLVFCKKDLLRRDILYYKDRIDMDEMEIVDTEDGRDKDFNINVKNAFKIINRATEEIHLLCAKKQEDKKRWMEACESERRRVQEDKEMGMEISENQKKQAMQNARKSRHGKIKGGYNGCPVPPPHQSLHPIHQRHITVPTSIPQQQVFALAEPKRKPSLFWHTFNKLTPFKK, encoded by the exons ATGACAACGTTTCCAAATGGCTGTGGAAATGGCACCACTGTTACGTGCATAGTTATGGATAATAAAGAGCCCCAAAACCAGACAACCTGTGTCGGTCATAATGGTGGATACAGCACCAGCAACAGTCACGAGGAGGAAATTCAGGAGGATAAACTCAGCCCTTCCAAAATCATGCGCTTTTTCACCACCCCTCGAAAACGGGCTAATTCTAGCTCTGACAGGCCTCGTTCTCTGGTTTTGATGGGCAACTCGTCCACATGGAATGCTTTGTCTTCCATCAGAAAAATGGGATCTTTCAAGAAGTTGAAATCTTCAGTTCTCCAAGGAATTCAAACAAGGGAATGCGCAGACATCTTAAATGAGAACGGCGTAGGCAAACATGGTTCAACCGGGGCAGTGGTGAGAGTTCAGACCAACAGGTATTCCTATTCGGGTCCTCTGCATGATTTCCAGAATGAGGTGGATGGTTTAGCTTCAGACTACTCTGATGCAGAGGAGATCGACGAGTCTTTCCTGAGGAATACACATCGCTCACGCAGCATTAGGCGGGCTTATGGTGCTGGCCGCATAAACTTGATAGACACGGATAAAGTTCAGAGTCATCACAGCTGTACTAGGCCAACATCACCTGTCATTGCAGAGCCAAAGATCTGTGAAATTTTGGTGAAAGACTCTGAAAACAACAGGATAATTTATCGGAGAAGCAAAAGTTCAGATAATTTGAACTTTATGAAAAAAAGCTCATTCAAAAGGAAGTCCACCTCAAACCTTACCGACCTCAAGGttgcaaatgaaaaacagatgCTGACAAGGACTGTGAGTGTTACTTCTGCTGACTTGGACAAAACTGGTGGAAACTCTGAGAGGAGATCCAAGCGATGGAAGAGCCCTATCAGGGCAAAGGATTTTGACCGGGTTTTGAAACTTGTCAGTAATGTTACAGATGTTGCATGGAAGAAGGATAGCCCTAAGAGCACGGCACCTTCTCCAAACGAGCAGTCCCAGAGAACAAGGTCAAACAGCAGACTGCACGATGACTACTCCCGCAGGGTTTCCAGCAGCACAGATCATGACAGAAAGAGATGCACCTCCCCGGTATCTACTCCAGACTCTTCCTTGCCGGGAACACCTTGTCTGCAAAGCCCTGCAGTTGCTCAGGATAAAGAGGGTGAGGTGAATGTAGCTGTCACTGAAGACAAAAGCCTCAGGACATCATCAGGTATGCCAGACTCTGATAGCTTATCACCCACGCTGAATGACATTAGTCCATTTCCCTGTGAAGTGTTTTATTCAGACTCGGAAGAACCAAAAGCTACCCAGCAGTTTACATATGAAGCTGAAAACCCTCATGTTCCAGTCAGACCGACTACTCCAAAACCTCAGAGTCCCACTGCAGAGAAGGTTCAGTGCAATATCAATTTCCGGTGCCCGGACCATCACAGCACGTTGTCACTGAGCTCCTCAGAGAGTGAGGAGAGAGTTGAGGTACCAGGGCTGAAGCTGGGCAGGAATCCTGTTTGCTTCCAGGACTCCGTGCAAACTGTGTACTATGATGATGGAAATGAAGACAGTGGCATAAGCAGCCACTCTCAACTGAGCCTCAATTTAGCACCTGGtgctgaagagaaaaaggaagag GTTGTTTCTGATGATCACTGGAAGAGGTCCCCATCCCAGGATGAAGGAAAGTCAGATGCACAAAGGGTCACACCCAGGAGATGGGGCTCTGGAAAAAGATCTCGGCCCAGACCTCTCTCAGACTATGGCCAAATGTCCATCAGAAGTTTCTCTATACCAGAAGATGCAGTTGCAGTGGAGTCTCAGAAGACAGACTGCACAGATGGAGAAAATCCGCCAGGGCTGGCTTCCGTCGGGTCTGGGATCCAAAGCAATACAGTAGGCTACCACAGAGGGCGAAAAAGAAGACCCATCTCTGTAATAGGTGGGGTCAATTTCTATGGAAACGGTCCGGCAGAAGATATAGAAGGTCTGCTGACACAA CCTGTTACACGGCCACCTGTTCCAGCACACCAGGTACCCCCTTACAAAGCTGTTTCAGCCAGGTTCCGGCCACTCACCTTTTCACAAAGTACCCCCATTGGCCTGGACCGGGTTGGACGAAGGCGGCAGATGAGAACGTCTAATG TTGCTGCAGATGGTGGGACTGAATCTTCAGCCTTAGTGGATGACAATGGCAGTGAGGAAGATTATAGTTACGAGGAGCTCTGCCAAGCCACTCCCAGGTACCTGCAGCCTGGAGGGGAACAGCTAGCAATTAATGAG CTGATAAGTGATGGCAGCATTGTTTATGCAGAAGCTCTCTGGGACCATGTGACTATGGATGATCAAGAGCTGGGCTTCAAAGCTGGAGACGTCATTAGAGTCCTAGAAGCTTCCAACAAAGACTGGTGGTGGGGAAGAAACGAGGACAAGGAAGCCTGGTTTCCAGCTAGCTTTGTCAGG CTGCGAGTTAATCAGGAAGAAGTGCCAGAAAATTGTAGTAGTATCCAGGATGAAGAACAAGATGCAGATAGTAGCAAGCTTCGTCAGAAAATAGCTGAAAACAAGGATCAGATGAGAACCAATGTTATACAGGAAATTATGAACACAGAACGAGTCTATATCAAGCATCTCAAGGACATCTGTGAG gGCTATATACGGCAGTGTCGCAAACATACAGGAATGTTCACCACAGCTCAGTTAAGCACCATTTTTGGAAATATTGAAGATATTTACAAGTTCCAAAGGAAGTTTCTGAAGGATCTTGAGAAACAGTATAACAAAGAGGAACCTCATCTAAGTGAAATAGGGTCATGTTTTCTTCAACAT caaGAAGGCTTTGCTATTTATTCAGAGTATTGTAACAATCATCCCGGTGCCTGCATTGAACTTTCCAAACTAATGAAACAGGGCAAATACCGTCACTTCTTTGAGGCCTGTCGCTTGCTTCAGCAGATGATTGACATTGCCATTGATGGTTTTCTTCTCACGCCTGTTCAGAAAATCTGCAAATACCCTCTGCAGCTTGCAGAATTGCTCAAATACACCACTCAGGAGCACAG GGATTATAACAACATAAAAGCTGCATATGAGGCTATGAAGAATGTAGCGTGCCTGATCAATGAGCGAAAACGAAGACTTGAAAGCATAGACAAGATTGCATGTTGGCAAGTCTCTATTGTAGATTGGGAG GGACCAGATGTGTTAGCAAGAAGCTCAGAACTAATCCACTCAGGAGAACTGACCAAAATATCAAAGCAAGGCAAAAGCCAGCAGAggactttcttcctttttgaCCATCAGCTTGTGTTCTGTAAGAAGGACTTACTGAGAAGGGACATTCTGTATTATAAGGATCGTATTGACATGGATGAGATGGAAATTGTGGACACTGAAGATGGCAGAGACAAAGACTTTAACATTAATGTCAAGAATGCCTTTAAGATAATAAACAGAGCAACAGAAGAGATTCATTTATTATGTGCAAAAAAACAGGAGGATAAAAAGAGATGGATGGAGGCGTGTGAAAGTGAAAGGAGAAGAGTTCAGGAAGACAAGGAAATGG